The genomic segment tggtctcaccccttcgggagcaaggaagaatgaagaaagctaaagatacaagggaaagattagtccaaaggactaatagaccacatcaaccacggcctccaccagactgagttcaggacaaatagatggtgcccagcttccacCACCAAatgctctgacatggatcacaatagagggtcccagacagagttggaaaaaatgtagaaaaaaaaactctaactcattaagaaagaccagacttgccagcctgacacagactggagaaatcctgagagcatggcccccggacaccctttcagctcattaatgatgTCACTCGTGAGCTTCACCCTTCTGTCAAAGatcggacaggcccataaaacaaaatgagactaaaggggcacatcagtccaagggcaaggactagaaggcagtagggaacaggaaagctggtaatagggaacccaaggttgagaagggagagtgttgacatgtcatggggttgttaacctatgtcataaaacaatatgggtaaaaaaagtactaactgtttaatgagaaactggtttgttcatctaaagtacaagaagaaaaagaaaaagttaaccaaaaggtcagctgttctactctttcacagggtctctgtgactcagaattgactccatggcaatcaGATTAAGGCTCTGGAAGATTTTATTCCCTGGGACACTGCAGTTAGGGAAGACAAATtcgtatacaaaatattaattgATTCTGTATGCTGATGGCTTCGTTGTGATTCATAGACAGTGGGAAATAGCCCTGGAAAGTTGGATAAAGTATTGGTAATATCAGAACATGACATTCTGGGAAAGAGACAGGAAGGTGATTTCCATCTACAAGGCAGATTCCCTAATCCTGCACAAGGTTGTAAACCTCCTCTGCTGTACCTACTCTTTAACCTGTTGTGtctagtcaattcagactcatagtgaccctataggacagaaaagacctgccccatagagtgggCAACTAAATGTTCTACCCACTGGGACTATTCTACCTAAGTGGAGATGGGATGAGACCCCAGTTTTTTTCTAACTAGTCCTTACATAATATAACATCCATCTGTGGATTAGGCCCAAATACAAAGCCCATCATTTGGTTTTAGGGAATCCCTAACCCATGCAACCATGGCATGGATCGACAGATAAAACCTTGTGCAACAAACAACACTTGAGAGATAGTTGATATAAACATCTGGACTACCTGTCATATAATATTTTCACAGAATCCTGGAAATAGACTTTGTGGTTTTGACAGagggaaagaaatttaaaatatcttCCCAAAACAATCAAGGAACAGATTCTCAGGCCCAAGTTTCCTTGAAATTCTCTCACATTTCTGTGGAAAAACTACAATTAGTGTAATCATTACAGattaattaggaataaaaaaagaaaatacaaaaatatatagtGACTTCTGTAAAATTTCCCTTCAAGatatttttgttgtggttgttaaatccatgacaccaaaaaagaaatatcaaatctgttgccatcagttccaactcagagtgacccttgtaggacagagcagagctgcccttgAGGGTTCTCaatctgtaatctttatagaagaagaaagccacatctttcttgcatggagtggctggtaggtttgaacagtaGACCTTAAGGTttgcagttgagcacttaatcactgtgtcacccaAAACGGTATTATTAAGAACCAGAAGAATAATGTTTCTTGCACAAAATAGTCACATTAAATACtattgattttgtgtgtgtgtgtctgcatctGTATACAAGGAAGGTATTGATTATGATTTTTCTATCTAttcctttttctgtttattattctatacacatatgtacatgtgAGATGGAACCAATGGAGTTCATTAGAAGGTTTGATTTTTATACCTTTAAATGTTTTCCAGTAAAGCACAGGAAATATAGTAAGTTCTTTTTAACTTATTATTCTCTGCTACCAGAACTTTCAAGCAGATCTAAATACACCGGtggcaaaaaagaaaatcatgcaAATTGTCAGTTGCAACAGATTCAGTTTCTCACCTAGTGTTGGATTTTTGGCACAATCCAAATCATTACTTAGTGGTGGGTTAATATACCCTTATCTAATTCATACCAGTACCACTTATTGAAATTCATAAATTTACTAAGATAatattaaagtattaaaaaaaaaagtacaactaAACAGTGTCCATGTTGGTTTCCCAAATGTTAGAATGATTTTTGTTAAGTAATTCTGCTTTATTAGACTTGGGCTCAGCAAGGTGATCTGCCTTTCAGGTAGTTGTGCCTTGACTGTGAGGCAAATTGGATCCCAACAGATTAACCATAAGGTAATTTGTTATGCTTGTGAGAAGTCATTACGTTGTTTTTCATAAATTTTAAAGAATGATGTAATGCAAGGAAAAGGCTCTAGAGGGACTACAAACCATACAACATGTACTGACAATACTTAAGTACTGGTAAGTATTGTTGGCATTCCCAGAATTGGCTTCAAGATTGATTGAATTATTTGTGGTTTTGTTGTAGGTTACTCAAAAACAGCAaagcagcaggaaaaaaaatattgaaggtAATTGAGGCAGTAAAAAAGGGTTTGGAGTAACACAAACTTTGGATGTGTTTATTCAGTTATTCTACAAGTACATTTGGAGTGTCTACTAATTGCTGAGTCTTGCTGGGTATTGGAGACAAAAGTGGGGAAAATATAGAACCATCTGGATTTACCAAGAATTTGAAATTTAGGTTAGGTTACAGACAAATTAACTGGTTGGGTGAATTGTTCAGAACAGCACTTGAGAGATAATAAAAGACGAAgaatactgtaaaaaaaaaaatttttttttttttttttttaggaactgaAATTTCAAATGGGATTGGAAGGAGAACTTGAAAGAAAGTTGCCAACCACAGGGGTGAAGGTAAAGAAGGGAGTATTCTGACAAAGCTATGTACAAAATATGTGGTCATGTCTCAGAAACTGAGGCAACATGGCCGAGGTATGAATATTACATGAGGGATGTCACAAGAGATGAGACTAGACTGCAAAGCAAGACTTGTTTATCAAGGGTTGATTTAgctaccttatttttttttttaaggactttgAACTTTATCCTAAGGTGGGTTGGAGAACAGGTTAGATCTGCAAGTAGGAAGAAACCTCAGGCTACCATACGTAcagaaaaaacccactgccatggagctgattccaactcatagcgaccctatgtacagagAGGGTTGTAAAACTGGAGCCCAGGATAAATGAGAGCAGTATTTAGGCTCTTCCTCCAAAAATGGTGTGATAGAAGTCTAAAGAAAAGAATACATAATATACAGGATATTAGAAGCAGACGCATTGGAAAATAATTGATTAAATACTtacaagtgttcaataaatattttttggtgGGGGAAAGAAGGTTCATGAagtttttcttggtttctcaccAAAATAAATGGCTGGGAGATGGCACCATTCCCTGAGGTAGAAAATATATGCTGTAAGGCATTTGAGTAGGTGGGGTCATTTTTGaatctctgttttttcttttgaccTTGTTAAATTTAGGTGTCTTTGAAATATCTAATTAATGTTTTCTGGAAAATTGTTGAATATATATACCTGGAGCTTAGAGAAAAATCTGGCCAAGATATTTAGATTTGTACATCATCAGTATATACATGACAAATGTCCTCATATCATGAATGAAAGCTCGCAACAAGAATGCTCAGAAATGAAATGAGTTGGCTTAGGGTAGAGCTCTAAAGTAAGAGTGTGGTTGGAGTAGAGAATAATGAAAGACAGCCATCAAGGGAGAGTATAAATGAACAAAAAGTTGGAAAAACCAAGAGATTCAGGcaacttgaaaattaaaaaacttttttttttttttaggataaggAAATGTCAGCAGTGTCCAATCTACAGAGAAAACAAATATGAACCCTTCATTGTGTTGGAAATAAGGAGAGGGCTGGTGTGCTTGAAATTAATTTCAAGGCAATGCTGAGAAAAAACATGCCAATAATACAATAGGTCGAGATATGAATGTGAGAGAGGAGGTAAGTTGTTGAAGACTTACCTAAGGTGTTCAGTAATGAAGGGGGTAAAGAGAAGAGCTGAGGTAGAGGGGTAACTTAGGTAAAGGCAGAGGAAtagaaaactaaaactaaaatctCTGCATCAGTTTGTATGTCTCAAAATAAAGATGATAGTTACATTATCAGTCTATCCCAGAACCCAGTGGCGTCGggctgattctgaatcatagcgactgtataggacagagtagaactgccccattgagtttccaaggagcgcctggcagattcgaactgccgaccctttggttaacagccactatgccaccagggtttccttatcgaTCTATAGGCTTGATATAAAGATAatgtaagaaaaaatagaaagGCAAATCACTTTGTGCTCATTAAAAGAAACCTCATTTTAATTAGCTAGAAACCAGCTTGCATTTCTACAAACTCATCTTAggatgtttttcttttcctgctttatATTTGGCTCTTGGAAGATAAATAATAAATGTGCTTTCTGAATCGCTTAATGCATCTTTAACCTTGTTATGGTATTTTTGTTCTCTAATTCCAAATACTACACAATTCAAGAAAAAACTAAGAAttacatataaaagaaaaaaataaaaatgatcctGCATTTATGCTCTAGAGATGAACAGTATTCAAAATTTTCTCTATGACTTTTTATATTAACTACTCTGGGGTCAGTTTTTGGAATTTATTTcctttcagttattttttttgaaagaatttagtatatatttatttaaggtattccaataactttaaaaaatattttgacatgtgTGTTCAAAAATCTCTCAATATTTATAttctctttttattaaaaatagcTATGGCATAAATTTTTcaattatataaaaatttaaataaattgctATCTTTCTACTTGTACAATTTCCCTCATAATTTCACGTTTTTGAGTTTCTACCTAAAATAGATGCTTCATTATAAAATGTGGAACTAGCATGAAGATTTTCCTGGTGGGTCAGGACCAACTTCTAACATCTGCTTGATCTTTGCCAACAGACTCAAGAATGCTCAGAACTGTGCTCTGGAGGGGTTTATTGTAATTTTTCCATGGCCAAAGGCAACCATTCAGCTGTGACTGAGTTCATcctcttgggactcacagataACCCAGACCTTCAAGCCATTCTCTTTAGTGTCTTCCTAGTGATCTACTTAGTTAGTGTCATAGATAATCTAGGCTTGATTGTGCTAATCCAAATCAGTCCTCAGCTTCACACACCGATGTATATGTTTCTGAATCATCTGGCCCTTGTAGATTTTTCTCTTACTTCAACTGTCACCCCAAACACTTTAGTGAATTTTTTGTGTGAAGTTAAAAGTATAACATTTTATGCATGTGCCACCCAGGTATGTTGTTTTATCACATTTGTAGTTTGCGAACTCTACTTGCTTTCCATCATGGCATATGATCGTTATGTTGCCATCTGCAACCCTTTACTCTATGTCATTCTCATGCCTAGAAAACTCTGTACTCAACTGGTTGCTAGCACGTATGTTTATGGTTTTATTGTGGGTCTTGTACAGACAGTGGTGACATtccgtttgtctttttgtgactccAATATGGTCAACCACTTTTACTGTGATGATGTTCCTTTGATTGCTTTGGCCTGCTCTGACACCCAAGTCAAAGAGCCGATGTTGTTAATCATTGCTGGGTTTAATGCTCTTTGCTCTCTACTGATTGTGTCAATTTCTTATGCTTTCATTGTCTTAGCCATCCTTAGGATCCACTCTGTTGAaggaagacagaaagccttttccACCTGCGTGTCCCACCTGATTTCCATCACAACATTTTATGGAACCTTCATTTTTATGTACCTACAGCCCAAGCCAAGCCATTTTCTGAACAGAGATAAATTTGCTTCAGTGTTTTATGTAGTGGTGATTCCCATGCTAAACCCACTGATCTATAGCTTGAGAAACCAGGAGGTAAAAAACGCACTGAAGAGAATTATAGAAAAGTTGTGTTTGGCTGTaaggtaaatgaaaagtcatatgACAGTATCAGGAAATTTAGAGTTAAGTCTTGTCAAGTGTCACAGTGCTGGTAAATGACAAAGCCAAATCCCGTATTTCAAGTGCTCAAACCTATGTTTTGGGGTATAGCTCTATAGACTCAAGGTGAGTCTCATCCACTGTTTATTCCCAATGACTTCCACATGAAATgtattttgtaaattttgtttgAGTTgttgaaagaagagagaaagggaaagggagagagacagagacagagagagagaaatccatTTTGGCCatgatattcttcatcaataaagTATTGTGAAATACTTATTTTATCTTAAATTCATGTGATATTGAAAAATTTGGTATATAGTAAAATAGGTCAACATCTCGTATTTTATATTGCAAACCTGCTACATAGATAATCTGGAAaacatgctgtcatggattgaactgtgtcccctcaaaaatatgtgtcaactttgttagaccatgattccccatattgtgtggttgtcctccattttgtgattgtaattttatgtttaagaggattaaggtggaatTATAACACCATTCTTACCCAGGTCCTGTCCTTGAGCCAATGTAAAAGgcagtttccctagggtgtagcctgcaccatcttttatcttaaaagaaataaaaggaaaggaaaacaagcagagagttgggaacctcataccacccagaaagcagcaccaggagaagagcacatcctttggacctgaagtttctgtgctgagatgctcccagaccaagggaagacagatgacatggaccttcttccagagccaataaagaaagaaagccttcccctggaactgacaccctgaattagaACTTTTGGCCtaccttactgtgaggaaataaatctggtggtgtagtggttaagtgctacagctgctaagcaaaaggttggcagtttgaatccaccaggcccttcttggaaaccctatgggacagctctactttgtccttatagggttgctatgagtcggaatttactcgacggcaaagggtttggtttgtctttttatttgtcAAAGCCggcgtttgtggtatttctgttatagcagcactagacaactaagatacATGCCAAAGTTTAATAGCAGGAGTTTTGGGTTGGAACACTGTGGATAATTATCCTGAAGCACTCTACTTTCTCTGCATTCCACTGGGAAGGATAATGCTATCAGAGTTACCATGACATCAAACATTTAGTGGTACCAAATATGAATCAGTTTAGATCATTGGAGCCACTTCATGCCACTATAATTCACTGCCtgttatatatgcatgtgtggtTAGGCCTATTGTATATAAGTGTATGTGGGTAGGAACTTGGATTCTTCATTCAGTTTGGCTAACCATTTTAGCCTTTCCAATTAATGTGATAAGAGAGTCAGTTCACATTTCTGTATTTCAACTGCTTCATCTGCAGAAGGCAGTAAGAGTTTCTTTTTCTCAGACTGACTGTAAGTAGAACGGtaacatagagtttccaagaagcagctggtggattcaaacttcagaCCTTTTGTGCTCTTCACTACTGTGCTACTGTCATGGAAtgagttatgtccccccagaaatgcgtatcaacttggttaggccatgattccatgattcccagcattgtatggttgtcctccattttgtgattgtaattttatgttgagaggattagggtaggattataactccaccctcactcag from the Loxodonta africana isolate mLoxAfr1 chromosome 7, mLoxAfr1.hap2, whole genome shotgun sequence genome contains:
- the LOC135231669 gene encoding olfactory receptor 5AL1-like, whose amino-acid sequence is MAKGNHSAVTEFILLGLTDNPDLQAILFSVFLVIYLVSVIDNLGLIVLIQISPQLHTPMYMFLNHLALVDFSLTSTVTPNTLVNFLCEVKSITFYACATQVCCFITFVVCELYLLSIMAYDRYVAICNPLLYVILMPRKLCTQLVASTYVYGFIVGLVQTVVTFRLSFCDSNMVNHFYCDDVPLIALACSDTQVKEPMLLIIAGFNALCSLLIVSISYAFIVLAILRIHSVEGRQKAFSTCVSHLISITTFYGTFIFMYLQPKPSHFLNRDKFASVFYVVVIPMLNPLIYSLRNQEVKNALKRIIEKLCLAVR